In one Aeromicrobium wangtongii genomic region, the following are encoded:
- a CDS encoding class I SAM-dependent methyltransferase, with amino-acid sequence MPSVTSCEVCASACSDLRLRDGSRLARCTRCSHVMRTLDDCPARHRSLAYGGDPGLDRIRLGLTLKVLRGVAADGVSRVFELGYGAGQLLRAFLDNGVQVSGCDPDQLGSHVDPEVVAHGDLRRAVVEEVPTAGVDADLVYGVHVIEHVQDPVLALRNCHDLLRPGGRLALMTPAADSWSLRFFSQSWWLLEDPTHVRFFTARSMRRALQDAGFEDVTVTRLLLDNLTMEGASTVRAVSPRERPQGVLANRSTRWISTAAIPFAVLLRILAPRWRPTMLVTARRPR; translated from the coding sequence ATGCCATCCGTCACATCGTGCGAGGTCTGCGCGAGCGCCTGCTCCGATCTACGGCTTCGCGACGGCTCCCGGCTCGCGCGGTGCACCCGGTGCTCGCACGTCATGCGCACCCTGGATGACTGTCCTGCTCGTCATCGGTCGCTGGCGTACGGCGGGGATCCCGGGCTGGACCGAATCCGTCTGGGGCTGACCCTCAAGGTGCTGCGTGGTGTCGCGGCGGACGGCGTCTCCCGCGTCTTCGAGCTCGGATACGGCGCAGGGCAGCTGCTGCGTGCCTTCCTCGACAATGGCGTGCAGGTGTCGGGATGCGATCCGGACCAGCTCGGCTCCCACGTGGACCCGGAGGTGGTCGCGCACGGCGACCTGCGGCGCGCCGTGGTCGAGGAGGTGCCGACTGCTGGAGTCGACGCCGACCTGGTCTACGGCGTGCACGTGATCGAGCACGTCCAGGATCCCGTGCTGGCCCTGCGCAACTGCCACGATCTCCTGCGTCCCGGCGGCCGCCTGGCCCTCATGACTCCTGCCGCGGACTCGTGGTCGCTCCGGTTCTTCTCGCAGTCGTGGTGGCTCCTGGAGGATCCGACGCACGTCAGGTTCTTCACGGCGCGCTCGATGCGCCGTGCATTGCAGGACGCGGGATTCGAGGACGTCACCGTCACCCGCTTGCTCCTGGACAACCTGACGATGGAGGGCGCGAGTACCGTTCGGGCAGTGTCTCCCCGTGAGCGCCCACAGGGCGTCCTCGCGAACCGGTCGACGCGCTGGATCAGCACTGCGGCCATCCCGTTCGCCGTACTCCTGCGGATCCTGGCCCCCCGGTGGAGACCGACGATGCTGGTGACGGCGAGGCGGCCGCGATGA
- a CDS encoding class I SAM-dependent methyltransferase — MSDDGLRRSWRLFSAFRVEQTDPDRFYGLLARDSADLIGRHHDLSGALLLDVGAGPAEFAETFRERGAHYVAVDYDETVASVAAGGLVADAHRLPVKTGSIDVTFSSNLVEHVQEPTTVADEMLRVTRPGGVMFLSYTNWLSPWGGHETSPFHWISGDYAVRRYTRKHGHPPKNRIGENLFKVSVAWGLRWAAANPDVEIVELRPRYLPRWTRLVLRVPLLRELVTWNLLIILRRR; from the coding sequence ATGAGCGACGACGGACTGCGCCGCTCGTGGCGGCTGTTCTCAGCGTTCCGGGTCGAGCAGACCGATCCGGACCGCTTCTACGGCCTGCTCGCCCGCGACTCCGCGGACCTGATCGGTCGTCACCACGACCTGTCCGGCGCGCTGTTGCTGGACGTGGGTGCGGGTCCGGCGGAGTTCGCCGAGACGTTCCGTGAGCGTGGCGCGCACTACGTGGCAGTCGACTATGACGAGACCGTGGCCTCCGTGGCCGCGGGCGGGCTGGTGGCCGATGCGCACCGGCTGCCCGTCAAGACCGGATCGATCGACGTGACGTTCTCGTCCAACCTCGTCGAGCACGTCCAGGAGCCCACGACGGTCGCTGACGAGATGCTCCGCGTGACGCGCCCCGGCGGCGTCATGTTCTTGTCGTACACCAACTGGCTCTCCCCATGGGGTGGCCACGAGACCTCACCGTTCCACTGGATCAGCGGGGACTACGCGGTGCGGCGATACACGCGCAAGCATGGTCATCCGCCCAAGAACAGGATCGGCGAGAATCTGTTCAAGGTCTCGGTCGCGTGGGGCCTGCGGTGGGCGGCCGCGAACCCGGACGTCGAGATCGTCGAGCTGCGCCCGCGCTATCTGCCCCGCTGGACCCGGCTGGTGCTGCGTGTCCCGCTGCTGCGGGAGCTCGTCACCTGGAATCTCCTGATCATCCTGCGTCGTCGATGA